From a single Ochotona princeps isolate mOchPri1 chromosome 12, mOchPri1.hap1, whole genome shotgun sequence genomic region:
- the PCDH9 gene encoding protocadherin-9, producing MPTSSCHPGIIPHWSPLNSKIEQKENKYIIMDLRDFYLLAALIACLRLDSAIAQELIYTIREELPENVPIGNIPKDLNISHINAATGTSASLVYRLVSKAGDAPLVKVSSSTGEIFTTSNRIDREKLCAGAAYAEENECFFELEVVILPNDFFRLIKIKIVVKDTNDNAPMFPSPVINISIPENTLINSRFPIPSATDPDTGFNGVQHYELLNGQSVFGLDIVETPEGEKWPQLIVQQNLDREQKDTYVMKIKVEDGGTPQKSSTAILQVTVSDVNDNRPVFKEGQVEVHIPENAPVGTSVIQLHATDADVGSNAEIRYIFGAQVAPATKRLFALNNTTGLITVQRSLDREETAIHKVTVLASDGSSTPARATVTINVTDVNDNPPNIDLRYIISPINGTVYLSEKDPVNTKIALITVSDKDTDVNGKVICFIEREVPFHLKAVYDNQYLLETSSLLDYEGTKEFSFKIVASDSGKPSLNQTALVRVKLEDENDNPPIFSQPVIELSVSENNRRGLYLTTISATDEDSGKNADIVYQLGPNASFFDLDRKTGVLTASRVFDREEQERFIFTVTARDNGTPPLQSQAAVIVTVLDENDNSPKFTHNHFQFFVSENLPKYSTVGVITVTDADAGENKAVTLSILNDNDNFVLDPYSGVIKSNVSFDREQQSSYTFDVKATDGGQPPRSSTAKVTINVMDVNDNSPVVISPPSNTSFKLVPLSAIPGSVVAEVFAVDIDTGMNAELKYTIVSGNNKGLFRIDPVTGNITLEEKPAPTDVGLHRLVVNISDLGYPKSLHTLVLVFLYVNDTAGNASYIYDLIRRTMETPLDRNIGDSSQPYQNEDYLTIMIAIVAGAMVVIVVIFVTVLVRCRHASRFKAAQRSKQGAEWMSPNQEHKQNKKKKRKKRKSPKSSLLNFVTIEESKPDDAVHEPINGTISLPAELEEQSIGRFDWGPAPPTTFKPNSPDLAKHYKSASPQPAFHLKPDTPVSVKKHHVIQELPLDNTFVGGCDTLSKRSSTSSDHFSASECSSQGGFKTKGPLHTRQVNEHFYWSISTAYKCPANQY from the coding sequence ATGCCCACTTCCTCATGCCATCCGGGCATCATTCCTCATTGGAGTCCTTTAAACTCTAAAATCgagcaaaaggaaaataaatacattatcatGGACCTGAGGGATTTTTACCTGTTGGCTGCTCTGATTGCCTGTTTAAGGCTGGATTCCGCAATAGCTCAAGAACTTATTTACACTATTAGAGAGGAATTGCCTGAAAATGTGCCCATAGGAAACATACCAAAGGATCTGAACATTTCTCACATCAATGCTGCCACAGGGACCAGCGCCAGCCTTGTCTACAGACTGGTTTCAAAAGCTGGGGATGCCCCTTTGGTGAAAGTGTCCAGCAGCACTGGAGAAATTTTCACAACCTCCaatagaatagacagagaaaaaCTGTGTGCTGGAGCTGCATATGCAGAGGAGAATGAGTGCTTCTTTGAACTTGAGGTGGTGATCCTCCCCAATGACTTTTTCAGGctgatcaaaataaaaattgttgtCAAGGATACCAATGATAATGCCCCCATGTTTCCATCTCCTGTCATCAATATTTCCATTCCGGAAAACACTTTGATCAACAGCCGCTTTCCAATCCCATCAGCCACCGATCCTGACACAGGCTTCAATGGTGTGCAGCATTATGAATTGTTAAATGGGCAGAGTGTGTTTGGACTGGATATTGTGGAAACTCCGGAGGGAGAGAAGTGGCCGCAATTGATTGTTCAGCAAAACTTGGATAGAGAACAGAAAGATACCTATGTGATGAAAATCAAAGTGGAGGATGGAGGCACTCCACAGAAATCCAGCACGGCCATCCTACAGGTCACAGTAAGTGATGTCAACGACAACAGGCCCGTGTTTAAAGAGGGTCAGGTAGAGGTGCACATCCCTGAGAATGCTCCCGTGGGGACGTCtgtcatccagctccatgccactGATGCAGACGTAGGCAGCAATGCTGAAATCCGGTATATATTTGGTGCCCAGGTCGCCCCTGCAACCAAAAGACTCTTTGCTTTAAATAATACTACTGGCCTGATTACAGTTCAGAGGTCTTTGGATCGAGAGGAGACAGCCATTCACAAAGTGACAGTGCTGGCTAGTGATGGCAGCTCCACTCCTGCTCGAGCAACAGTGACCATCAATGTCACAGATGTAAATGATAACCCTCCTAACATAGACCTCAGGTACATCATAAGTCCCATCAATGGCACAGTGTATTTATCTGAGAAAGATCCTGTTAATACAAAGATTGCCCTCATCACAGTTTCAGATAAGGACACAGATGTGAATGGCAAAGTGATCTGTTTCATTGAGAGAGAAGTCCCGTTTCATTTGAAGGCCGTGTACGACAACCAGTACTTGTTAGAGACTTCTTCTCTTTTGGACTATGAGGGCACCAAAGAATTCAGCTTTAAAATTGTTGCCTCTGATTCTGGGAAGCCCAGCTTAAATCAGACTGCCTTGGTAAGGGTTAAACTTGAGGATGAAAATGACAACCCACCCATATTCAGCCAGCCTGTAATTGAGCTGTCAGTTTCTGAAAACAATCGACGTGGGTTATACTTAACAACTATTAGTGCCACGGATGAAGACAGTGGGAAAAACGCAGACATTGTGTATCAGCTTGGCCCGAATGCCTCCTTCTTTGATCTGGACCGAAAGACAGGAGTTTTGACAGCCTCCAGAGTCTTTGACAGAGAAGAACAAGAGCGATTCATTTTTACAGTCACTGCCAGGGACAATGGGACCCCTCCCCTGCAAAGCCAAGCGGCTGTGATAGTCACTGTTCTCGATGAGAATGACAATAGCCCCAAGTTTACTCAtaatcactttcaattttttgtctctgaaaatctgccaaAGTATAGTACTGTGGGGGTGATCACAGTGACAGATGCAGATGCTGGCGAGAATAAAGCTGTGACTCTTTCCATCCTAAATGACAATGATAATTTCGTGTTGGATCCCTACTCGGGAGTCATAAAGTCCAATGTCTCATTCGATAGagagcagcagagttcctacacTTTTGACGTCAAAGCCACTGATGGAGGTCAGCCACCTCGTTCCTCCACTGCGAAAGTGACCATCAATGTCATGGACGTCAATGATAACAGTCCTGTTGTCATTTCTCCACCGTCTAACACCTCCTTTAAGTTGGTGCCGCTCTCGGCCATTCCGGGCTCTGTGGTAGCTGAAGTTTTTGCAGTGGATATTGACACTGGAATGAATGCTGAGCTGAAGTACACTATAGTGAGTGGGAACAACAAAGGTTTATTTCGCATCGATCCGGTCACAGGTAACATTACTCTGGAGGAAAAGCCGGCACCTACTGATGTAGGTTTGCATCGTTTGGTGGTCAACATCAGTGACCTGGGGTACCCTAAGTCCTTGCACACACTTGTGCTTGTCTTTCTTTATGTTAACGACACAGCTGGAAATGCCTCCTATATTTATGACTTGATCCGCAGGACTATGGAGACTCCCCTGGACAGGAACATAGGGGATAGTAGCCAGCCCTACCAAAATGAGGACTATCTCACCATCATGATAGCGATCGTTGCAGGTGCCATGGTGGTCATAGTTGTGATCTTCGTCACCGTTCTGGTGCGTTGCCGCCATGCCTCCAGGTTCAAAGCTGCTCAGAGGAGCAAGCAAGGTGCCGAATGGATGTCCCCCAACCAGGAGCAcaagcaaaataagaaaaagaaaaggaagaaaagaaagtctCCCAAGAGCTCTCTTTTGAACTTTGTTACTATCGAAGAGTCCAAACCCGATGACGCGGTTCACGAACCTATCAATGGGACCATAAGCTTGCCCGCTGAGCTGGAGGAGCAAAGCATAGGAAGATTTGACTGGGGCCCAGCTCCTCCAACCACCTTCAAGCCCAACAGCCCTGACCTGGCCAAGCATTACAAATCTGCCTCTCCACAGCCTGCTTTCCATCTCAAACCAGACACTCCAGTTTCCGTGAAAAAGCACCATGTGATTCAGGAACTCCCCTTGGACAACACCTTTGTCGGGGGTTGTGACACCCTTTCCAAACGCTCTTCCACTAGTTCAGATCACTTCAGTGCCTCAGAGTGCAGTTCCCAAGGAGGCTTCAAGACAAAGGGCCCCTTACACACCAGACAGGTAAACGAGCACTTTTACTGGTCTATAAGTACTGCATACAAGTGCCCAGCCAACCAGTATTAA